The window ATCCACTGCGGATCGACATCTGGATGCGCTTCATACAGCTCAATTGCGATATCAATAGTATCTGTCCAGCGTAAGCCCATGAGTCTTCCTAAAATTGTTTGAATAATGCCGTACTTTAGCAAATTTCCCAAAAGCTGCGTGCGTTTTGCCGGATCCGGCAGTGAAAATTTACAGCACAATATTCAGCAGCGGCGCGCCGCATACAATTCCGCCGGCCACCGCCCCGCCAATCATTGCCCCGACCGCCACATCGCTGGGATAATGCAGCCCCAGCACCATGCGCGACAGCGCCACCAGCACGGTAAACGGCAGCATCAGGATCAGCAGCAGCGGCTGCACATAGCCTAAAATCGCCGTCACCATCACCGCATGCAGGGTATGCCCTGAAGGAAAGCTGAAGTGGTCCAGCGGGCGCTCGCCCAGGCGGATCACCTGATGCACCTGATAGGGGCGCGGGCGCACGGTTTTCTTTTTCAGCACTTTATAGATGCCGGTGCCCGCCAGGCTGCTGATGATCAGGTACAGCATCTGCAGCCCGTACAGCAGCCCCTGCAGCAGCCAGACCGCCGCCAGCATGGCATACCAGAACACGCCGTCGCCCAGGCGGCTGACCAGCTTGAAAAAATGCGCCACCCGCTTTGAGCGGGAAAAAGTATTGAGGTAGATGCAGCCTTTTAAATCGAGATCGAGCATTCTTATTTTTGCATTCTTGAATTTCATTGTTCTGTCCTCGAGCGCCCGGGCCGGCTTAAGCCATCATGCGATGGCCTCCGCTGCCGAATAAAGCGCCTGTTCGAATTGCTGAACTGGATACTGCCAGCCAATATCCTGAATATCTTCCCGCGCACCCAGCCCCATGCGCTTCAGCACGCTGCGCTGCGGCAGCTGGCACATCAGGCGCAGGAATTCGGCGCTGCTGCCTAAGGCGCACAGCCAGCCTGACTGCTGATGCCTCACATGCTGCTGCGCGCAGGCATTGTCATAGGCCAGCACCGGCAAGCCGCTGGCCATGGCTTCCAGCACCACATTGCCGAAAGTTTCCACCTGGCTAGCAAAAACAAATACATCCGCGCTGGCATAAGCCTCTGACAGCCGCGCCCCGCTTAAGCTGCCGGTAAATATCACGCCGCTCCCGCTTAAGCGCTGCAGCTTTTCCCTGTCCGGCCCATCTCCGACAATCACCAGCAAAGTCTTCTGCCTGCTGATTTTCTGCAAGGCTGAAAATGCCTTAATAATAGCATGCACTTCTTTTTCCGGCGAAAGCCTCCCGACATACAGCAGCACGGCGGTCTGCTCATCCGCCCCCCACTGCCGGCGCAGCTGCGCCGATGCATGCTTAGGATGAAAGCATTCCACATCGACCCCGCGGCCCACTACAGCCATCGGGCAGTCCACCCCTAAGGCCTGCAAGGAACGTGCCGTATCTTTGCTTGGCACGCAGGTCAGCTGGGTATTGTTGTGAAACCAGCACAGATAGCGCTGAATCGGCTTCAGCAGAAAGGCCAAGTCGAAAAAGCGGCTGAAATCCTGAAAGGCCGAATGAAAGCCGCTGGAAACCGGGATCTTGCGGTTTTTCGCCGCCTGCAGGGCAGCCAGCCCCAGCGGGCCTTCGGTGACAATATGCACCACGTCAGGCTCAAAATCTTCAATTGCGCCGGAAACTTTCAGAAACTGCGGCCAGCCGAATTTCAGGCTCGGGTAGCGCGGAATAGCCTGCGCCAGCACCAGGCATTCCTTATTCGGCGAAAACTGGCTGCAGCCCTGCTTCTGTTCAGGACGGATCAGCAGGATTTTATGCCCCTGCCGCTGCAGGCCCCTGCAAAGCTGCAAAAGCGACAAAGCCACGCCGTTGATTTCCGGCGGCCAGGTTTCTGTCACCAGCGCAATCTTCAGCCTCGGGCGCACCAGGTCATTCAGCACCCGGATATCATTCTGCACATTCTGCGCGCTTTTATTCTTAAAATAAAATTTAAAGCTTTCCGGAAAATCTTGTTGTTTTAAATGACCGAATGCAGATACCTGTTCCATATCTTACCTATCATTTGAGTTTTAGCCCAAGCATAGGCTGCAATTCTTGCAGTTTCATGATGCTGCCGTGACAGTTTAAAGTTAAAGATGAAAAATGCGCTTCAAGGCAGTATATGCCGCCTTAAAGCGCAGCGCCAAGCGGATTAAAAGGCCAGGCTGACATACACCACATCGCGGTAAATGCCGGCCGGCGTGCTGACGCTTGGGGTTTCTTCCAGCTCCACCACAACCGCGAATTTATTGTCGCGGCCAGCGGTCCGCGGCGACAGCAGCGCATTCCATTCATTTTTATTGGCGCCTTCAATGCGCATGCGCGTGGCCAGCCTGAATGCGCCGTTGCGCACATAGCTGTCGCCGTTTGAACTGGTCAAGTTCATGCTGCTGAAGCGGATATTGTAGGCTTGGTCGCAGCGCACCCTGAAGCTGGACGCCGCCTGACTGCGCAAGTAGCCGGCAAGGCGCATGCTGCTTTCAGTGACCGCGGCCATCGCGCACTGCTCCGCATGCGCCAGCGGGCTGCCGGCCGCCATGCACAGCAGCAGCGGAATAAGGCTTTTCATGATTCCTCTCCTTATTTGCATAATAAGTCCAGCGGTTTTGCAGCGGACTGCTCTGAAGCTTCCGCAGGCACCGCCAGCACCGCACTGCAGCTTTTTCCGCCCGCAGTTTTCACCGTGACGGCATAAACATCCGGCTTCAAGCCGTATAAATAGACCTTGCCTTCGCCATCGACCGGGAAGAACTCGCTTTTGCTCTGATTCAGGTACACTTCGCTGGCGCGGGCCAGAATCTGCCCCTGCTCATCCAGCAGGCGCGCCACAATCAGGCGGGTCTGGTAGACCGGGAAATTCAGCGCATAGCCACGCTTATCCAGCACAATGATGCGCTTGCTGGAATAATCAATCTTGTCATCAATCATCAGCTGGTCTTGATTGAAGGAAATGTCATAGGTGACATAGGGCACAATATTGTGCACAAAGAAGCTGCCGTCCTTGCGGGTTGCGCCCATCGGCGACAGCGAGCGGTAAATATCCACATCGGCATAGTCGCCAACCTGAACCAGGGCAAAGGCATTGTCCACATAGCGGGTCAGCGCGGCTTTTTTGCCCAGCACCACCAGGGCGCCGCGGTACGACAGCATGCTGGAGTCATAATCCGGCGACTGCAGGTACTGCGCGCTCAGGTCGCCGAATCGGGTGCCGTAGGCGCCATAGGCCTGATAAGTCACATCGCCCTCGCGCTGATAGGCGCCCAGGGTATAGTCCAGGCCGGTTTCCGCGACATTGTTCTGCACAAACTGCAGGCGGCTGAAATCTTCCGTAGAATGGCTGGCATACAGGCTGCGGCTGCTGTCGAAATTGTAGTTCAGCGAAAAGTACAGGCCCTGATCGCCCTCAGGGGCAAAATCATTGAAATAAGTCAGGCCTAAAGTCAGGCTGCTGCTGAAGCTTCTGGAAATGCCCAGATTCAGCATCTTGCTGTCTACCGAATAGCCTTCCGCATCATCATAATATTCGCGCTGCACATAGTTGGCGTTCACGCTGCCCACCCTAGGCACGTCATAAACATTCAGATACGCCAGAATGTCGTATTTCGGCACGCTCAGGCTGTCCTGATAGCCGAGAATCCGGTAGCCATGCGATGCATACGCGATGGATGCGCCTGCAGACACCTTGCGCCAGGAGCGGGTCAGCGCTGTCCCGGCGGAATAGCCGTCTTCCTGCGCTGAACGGCTGCCGGCGGCGTACATATCCAGCACCGCGATTTTGCCTGCGGACTGCGTCCACATCAGGCCCAGATTCTGCACCTCTTCGCTGTAGGCCGCATTGAAGCCCAGCGTTGTCGCATGGCTGACGCCGCGCCGGAAGTACAGATTGCTGAAGAATTCGCGGTAATCATCATTTTCAATATTGTAGTTATAGCGCAGCTTGCCCAGGCTGATATTGTATTCATTCAGCTCCGGCAGCAGCAGCCGGTTGTTGATCATCAGCGGAAAGGTCTGCACCGTCCGGTTGCCCAAAACATCTTCCACCACCACCTGCGCATCTCCCCCCTGCTGAATGCTGGCGCCGGTCTGCAGCACATAATCGCCCGGGGTCACTTGCTGCTGGTAAATGCTGACGCCGTTCAGCAGCAGGTCAACTTTGGAAGGCAGGGCCGCGCTGCCCCTCAAAGTCGGCGCATTCCAGTAAATGAAATCCGGGCGCTCGGTATAGCTGGTGCCAAAGCTCAGGCCGCCGAAGCGCAGGGAATTCATAAACGGGTTCATGACCGTGGTGCTGTCGCCCAGCATCAGGCGCGTGTAGTTTTGCGGAAAATCGATGCTGAAGGTGCTGTTCAGGCGCAGCATTTCACTGCGCTTGCCTTCGCCGCCTTCCACATGCTTGGCCAGCATGGCGTGATCCAGCAGCCAGTAATCCCGGAACAGGCCAATCTCAGACAGCGCGCTGTATTCCCGGCTGCCCTGCGCATCTTCAAAATAAAGGTCATAATTGACAAAACCGCCCAGCGAGGCCTTATCCGGCATCAGCAGCGGGCTTTCCGACAGGCTTTGCGCCTCAAAATAATTCCCCGGCAATTCAATTTTCACCGCCTGCAGGCTGCTGTCCAGTTCAGACTTGATGCCCGTCGCCGTCAGCAGGCAAAATTCCGGCTTGCGCCCGCTTCGGCTCATTAATTCAACTTTGACTTTCAACTGCTTTAAAACACTGCATTCCGCATACAGCTGCTGATCCTGCTCAAAGACCAGAACCTCTGTGTCCCGGTCAACTTGGTTTAGCCAGACATTGCTTAAAATCAAATTATCTTCAGCAGCATGAAGCAGCGTCATACAGAATGCGCCCGTTATTATGCAAGGCATTACTGCAATGATTCTGATCATGACGGTCACCTCATAAGGCAATCTCCAAAGGCGCTTCGCCTTTGTCCGTTTTTATTATCACTTTGTACGCTTCCGCGCTGGCCAGCTTGACCTGGCCTAAATCAAACTCGCCCCGCTGGTTTGCCAGCAAATATTTCATTTCAGGAAAAGAAGCAACCGCATTGCCTCTGCTGTCCACAAGGGAAATTTCTTTAATCTGAATATGTGAATTGGCGTTGTTGGCTAAGGTCAGAATCAGACTGTTGGCGCGGTACTTGACGCTGGGGCGCAGATCCGCCTGATTCTGCGCGCCGATAAACAGCGGCAGTGAAATTGTAAACAGGAAGCTGACTGAGTTTTCCTGCTCCACCGGCGGAATTTCATTGAATAAAACCCGCCAGGCCCCTTCCTCTTTAAGGTTCATCTCGCCTACCGGCTGCTGGAACCCCACACGGACCAGCTGCCTGGAATCCGGCTGCAGCACAAAGTTTTTAGGATTAATCAGCACATCCGGGTCCGGCGTGTAAACATCTTCCCCTTTTTCATTCTGCGTCCATCTGACTGCTGTGGCTTCAAAAATTTTAGCCGCGCTCACTTCGGTATAGTCAAGCGTAACTGTGGCGCTGCGCTGATTGCTTTTGTCGCCAATATACAGCTGGATGGGAGTAATTTTCAGTCCGGCCTGCGTCAGGGCTGACACTGCGGCCAGTGAGGCAAATACCGCATTCAGTAATAATTTACGCATATCCTTGTCCTTATTTTTATTTTAAGCAGCCCGCCGCTGCGGATATTCTGCTGCAGAAGCAGGCCTGCCGATGACAAGCCTGCCTGCGGTCAAAGCCTTGCCGGAACTTAGAAATACACTTTAATTTTGTATTGCTCGGTATATGTTCCGACCGGATAGCTGACGCCGACTTCGTCAATGCTGGCTTTCACGCTGTAGCTTGCCCAGCCGCCGCCAGTGGCAGGATGGCCTGTGGAAACGCCCATAGGAATGGTTGTTCCGCCGCGTTTAGTCTCGAATGTCACCGGAATGGCGTTGGAGCCATTTTTCAGCTTGCCGCCGTTTGCTGTGCTCAAGTCCAGCTTATAGACCGCATTTGCGCCCACTTTGAAATATCCGGTTTCACTGTCGCCGCCCGATCTGTCCTTAAGTACAAGTTTCGGCGTCAATACCTTGATATCGCAGTGCGGTTCAACTTTCAGCTCAATATCAATTTTGTCATGACACTCAACGCCGCATCCTTTAGGCGGCCGTTTTGAGTCTGTCTCGCCTGCATAGATTGCTGTTGAGCATAAACCTAAAACCAGTGCAGATATTCCTGCTGCGATTAATTTAGCCATGATGTTTTCTCCATTTGTGAATTATTATCTAGCAGCCATTTTCCCAGATCGGACTGTTTAGCTTTGGAGTGATTAATCTAATCAATCGTCATTTCTTCTGATGGCATAACCATTGTTCAACAAATTTCATTAAAAATAATTTATGCGGCATTTTTCACACAAAATATGAAATCAATCACACTTATATAAATAAACCATAAATACATCATTGTTTAAGGTGCGTTTTCCCAGCCGATGCGCATTCCGGCCTGAGCGGAATTTTTTTTGAACAGAAAATGCAAAAAGCTGCGCCGCGCGTTTTTCATGCACTAAATTTATGTATTTCCATGAGTATATTTTTATAAGAAACTTACATTAATTTACACTTCGGCTCTGTTTTGCCTAATTCAGCGCAGCTGCAGCGCAATTTTAATTGAACATTCACGCAGTGTTTTTGGAAACGTCTATCACTGCTTTAAGGCTGATCAATTTAACAAATAAAAACATCCCCAAATAGGGATTGTTTCTGCAATAAATGCCGTAATTTCCGCAGAAATTTTTACATAACCGGTCACAGAATTACAAAAAAAATAAATCTTGATCAAGCTTTATTGCAAAAGCACACTGTTCCGCAGCATTGCCGGATTTTCTGAATTTAAATGATTTTTCCCTTTTGCCATGTGAAATTCACTGCCGGCTGAAAGGCTTAGCGCTGCGTTTCCTCCGCCGCGCTAATCCCGCGCGGCGCGGTTTTGGCCAGTGCTTATTGCCGGCTATTTCCGGCCTTAACACAATCGCGCTTGACCCCAGTCCTGCCAGCAGGACTGCTTCGGGCCAGCCGCACTTTTGCTTCAGGCGGCATTCCGCAGCGTCAGGCGGAAAAAATAGGGAAATTAGATAGCTGCCCGCCCGGAAAAAACCGGCACGGCTGCGCTGAAATGCCGGCAATTGCTGCAGGCATTTTAAAGATTCTTCCGCTGCTTTCAGCCGGCGCGGATCAGGCTTTCCAGCAATGCTGAAGCTGGCGCATGCATCATTCCCCCTGCGGCATGCGGTTCAGCAGTCCATTCTGCACCTGATACAGCTGGCCGCCGCCGAAATCAATTTGCTGATTTTCGCCCTGCAGGGCCGGAAAGCCAGTTATTTTTTCCAGCTGCGGGGAACGCTGGAACTGCTGCGTTTTCGGATTGTACATCCAGTAAATAAAGCGCTTGTCTTCCACTTTGCGGTTCTCCGATGTATCCGCAAGCACCACATCGTAATAGCCGTCAAAATTGATGTCCAGAAAGCCGATGCTGCCGGCAAATGCGGTAAATCCAGTCAGGCTCTGCATCACGGCATTATTGTTTTTATTGATGATATCCACGCGCTTCAGCGCTTTGCCGTAGGGCTGCTGCTCGCCGTCCAGGCCGTAAAATTTAAATACAATAACCGGCTTATCCGCCGCCTTGAATGCAGGCTCAAATGCAATCTCAGCATTTACCGCTTTATCCGCAGACGTCAGCAGCGACGGCATCTGCCCAGTATTGGCGTTCAATTTTCCTTCCAAGGCATACTGCGTGGCGGTTTCATCCATGCTGTCCACGCTGACCGATTTCAGGTTCAGCTGATCGCCCTTCTGAATGCCTTTAAAGGCTATGCTTTTTTGATTTTTGAGGTCTTTTAAGGTGCCGTGCGGATTCCATATGCCGGCGTATAAATCCAGAAAATACTGGCCGTCTGCGGAACGCAGCATGCGCTGCATGGAAACGCGGACATTATGGAAGTGCTTCAGGCCATTATTTTCCATGGATGGGGCTGCTTCAGCCGGCGCGGTTTCCGCAAAGCTGAAACCGGAGAGCGTTAATGCAGCGATAC is drawn from Acinetobacter sp. WCHAc010034 and contains these coding sequences:
- a CDS encoding phosphatase PAP2 family protein translates to MKFKNAKIRMLDLDLKGCIYLNTFSRSKRVAHFFKLVSRLGDGVFWYAMLAAVWLLQGLLYGLQMLYLIISSLAGTGIYKVLKKKTVRPRPYQVHQVIRLGERPLDHFSFPSGHTLHAVMVTAILGYVQPLLLILMLPFTVLVALSRMVLGLHYPSDVAVGAMIGGAVAGGIVCGAPLLNIVL
- a CDS encoding glycosyltransferase family 4 protein, encoding MEQVSAFGHLKQQDFPESFKFYFKNKSAQNVQNDIRVLNDLVRPRLKIALVTETWPPEINGVALSLLQLCRGLQRQGHKILLIRPEQKQGCSQFSPNKECLVLAQAIPRYPSLKFGWPQFLKVSGAIEDFEPDVVHIVTEGPLGLAALQAAKNRKIPVSSGFHSAFQDFSRFFDLAFLLKPIQRYLCWFHNNTQLTCVPSKDTARSLQALGVDCPMAVVGRGVDVECFHPKHASAQLRRQWGADEQTAVLLYVGRLSPEKEVHAIIKAFSALQKISRQKTLLVIVGDGPDREKLQRLSGSGVIFTGSLSGARLSEAYASADVFVFASQVETFGNVVLEAMASGLPVLAYDNACAQQHVRHQQSGWLCALGSSAEFLRLMCQLPQRSVLKRMGLGAREDIQDIGWQYPVQQFEQALYSAAEAIA
- a CDS encoding fimbria/pilus outer membrane usher protein, translating into MTLLHAAEDNLILSNVWLNQVDRDTEVLVFEQDQQLYAECSVLKQLKVKVELMSRSGRKPEFCLLTATGIKSELDSSLQAVKIELPGNYFEAQSLSESPLLMPDKASLGGFVNYDLYFEDAQGSREYSALSEIGLFRDYWLLDHAMLAKHVEGGEGKRSEMLRLNSTFSIDFPQNYTRLMLGDSTTVMNPFMNSLRFGGLSFGTSYTERPDFIYWNAPTLRGSAALPSKVDLLLNGVSIYQQQVTPGDYVLQTGASIQQGGDAQVVVEDVLGNRTVQTFPLMINNRLLLPELNEYNISLGKLRYNYNIENDDYREFFSNLYFRRGVSHATTLGFNAAYSEEVQNLGLMWTQSAGKIAVLDMYAAGSRSAQEDGYSAGTALTRSWRKVSAGASIAYASHGYRILGYQDSLSVPKYDILAYLNVYDVPRVGSVNANYVQREYYDDAEGYSVDSKMLNLGISRSFSSSLTLGLTYFNDFAPEGDQGLYFSLNYNFDSSRSLYASHSTEDFSRLQFVQNNVAETGLDYTLGAYQREGDVTYQAYGAYGTRFGDLSAQYLQSPDYDSSMLSYRGALVVLGKKAALTRYVDNAFALVQVGDYADVDIYRSLSPMGATRKDGSFFVHNIVPYVTYDISFNQDQLMIDDKIDYSSKRIIVLDKRGYALNFPVYQTRLIVARLLDEQGQILARASEVYLNQSKSEFFPVDGEGKVYLYGLKPDVYAVTVKTAGGKSCSAVLAVPAEASEQSAAKPLDLLCK
- a CDS encoding molecular chaperone, which gives rise to MRKLLLNAVFASLAAVSALTQAGLKITPIQLYIGDKSNQRSATVTLDYTEVSAAKIFEATAVRWTQNEKGEDVYTPDPDVLINPKNFVLQPDSRQLVRVGFQQPVGEMNLKEEGAWRVLFNEIPPVEQENSVSFLFTISLPLFIGAQNQADLRPSVKYRANSLILTLANNANSHIQIKEISLVDSRGNAVASFPEMKYLLANQRGEFDLGQVKLASAEAYKVIIKTDKGEAPLEIAL
- a CDS encoding XAC2610-related protein, with product MNIKNLLCIAALTLSGFSFAETAPAEAAPSMENNGLKHFHNVRVSMQRMLRSADGQYFLDLYAGIWNPHGTLKDLKNQKSIAFKGIQKGDQLNLKSVSVDSMDETATQYALEGKLNANTGQMPSLLTSADKAVNAEIAFEPAFKAADKPVIVFKFYGLDGEQQPYGKALKRVDIINKNNNAVMQSLTGFTAFAGSIGFLDINFDGYYDVVLADTSENRKVEDKRFIYWMYNPKTQQFQRSPQLEKITGFPALQGENQQIDFGGGQLYQVQNGLLNRMPQGE